A section of the Shimia isoporae genome encodes:
- a CDS encoding SulP family inorganic anion transporter, with translation MSRSAKITRHLPILTWARTYDQTTLGADIMAAVIVTIMLIPQSLAYALLAGLPPEVGLYASILPLVAYAIFGTSRVLAVGPVAVVSLMTAAAVGNLDLPTTEAYIAAAVALAFLSGLILTAMGIMRLGFLANFLSHPVIAGFITASGILIAISQLKHILGISAHGHSLPELLGSLGSHLPETNPITLLLGTLTLAFLFWTRKGLKPLLRKLGASSGLADIVTKAGPVAAVIATTFAVYAFDLTSKGVAIVGTVPTGLPPIGLPEFAPDLWSQLFLSALLISIIGFVESVSVAQTLAAKNRQRIDPDQELIGLGTSNIASAISGGYPVTGGFARSVVNFDAGAKTPAAGAFTAIGIAGAALFLTPLLFFLPKATLAATIIVAVLSLVDLSVLRHAWGYSRVDFAAVATTIALTLGFGVEVGVSAGVLISIALHLYKTSRPHVAEVGLVPTTQHFRNILRHKVETTPNLITLRIDESLYFANARFLEDYVYDRVVCNEPITDVVLMCSAVNEIDLSALESLEAINMRLSELDIRLHLSEVKGPVMDRLKRSHFLEDLTGQVYLAQYDAWRDLSQPVS, from the coding sequence ATGTCGCGATCCGCCAAAATCACCCGCCACCTGCCAATCCTGACGTGGGCGAGGACCTACGATCAAACCACGCTCGGCGCCGACATAATGGCCGCCGTGATCGTCACGATAATGCTCATTCCACAGTCTCTGGCTTACGCTCTGCTTGCAGGCCTGCCGCCAGAGGTTGGGCTTTACGCATCGATCTTGCCTCTTGTGGCATATGCGATCTTCGGCACATCCAGAGTCCTTGCTGTGGGACCTGTTGCGGTCGTGTCTCTGATGACCGCCGCCGCTGTCGGAAATCTCGACCTTCCGACAACCGAAGCCTACATTGCCGCAGCCGTCGCACTTGCCTTTCTTTCAGGTCTGATCCTGACCGCCATGGGCATCATGCGCCTTGGTTTTCTGGCGAATTTTCTTTCCCATCCAGTCATCGCCGGCTTCATCACGGCTTCCGGAATTCTGATCGCGATCAGCCAGCTCAAACACATTCTCGGAATTTCAGCACACGGACATTCCCTTCCCGAACTGCTTGGTTCATTGGGCTCACATCTGCCAGAAACCAATCCGATCACCCTGCTGCTTGGCACGCTAACTCTCGCGTTCCTGTTCTGGACACGCAAGGGCTTGAAGCCGCTGCTTCGTAAACTCGGTGCGTCGTCCGGACTGGCTGATATCGTCACGAAAGCAGGTCCCGTCGCCGCGGTCATCGCAACCACCTTCGCCGTTTATGCCTTTGATCTTACGTCCAAGGGCGTTGCGATTGTCGGCACCGTTCCCACCGGATTGCCGCCAATAGGTCTGCCCGAGTTCGCGCCAGACCTATGGTCGCAACTCTTCTTGTCGGCCCTGCTGATCTCCATCATCGGCTTCGTCGAAAGCGTTTCAGTGGCTCAAACCCTTGCAGCAAAGAATAGACAACGCATTGATCCGGACCAGGAACTCATCGGCTTGGGCACGTCCAACATCGCGTCGGCGATTTCGGGAGGATATCCTGTAACCGGTGGTTTTGCGCGCTCTGTCGTGAATTTCGATGCCGGCGCAAAGACGCCTGCAGCAGGCGCTTTCACGGCAATCGGCATTGCCGGCGCTGCACTTTTCCTGACACCACTTCTGTTCTTCCTGCCCAAAGCCACGCTTGCCGCCACGATCATCGTCGCGGTTCTGAGCCTCGTTGACCTGTCCGTCCTGCGCCATGCATGGGGCTATTCACGGGTTGATTTCGCCGCGGTAGCCACCACGATCGCGCTGACTTTGGGGTTTGGTGTCGAAGTCGGAGTCAGCGCCGGTGTGTTGATTTCGATAGCGCTGCATCTCTACAAGACCTCTCGGCCTCATGTTGCCGAAGTGGGCTTGGTGCCGACGACACAACACTTCCGCAACATCCTGCGCCACAAGGTCGAGACAACGCCAAACCTGATCACGCTGCGCATCGACGAAAGCCTGTATTTCGCAAATGCCCGCTTTCTTGAAGACTATGTCTATGACCGCGTCGTCTGCAACGAACCAATCACCGACGTTGTGCTGATGTGTTCGGCTGTTAACGAGATTGACCTCAGCGCATTGGAGAGCTTGGAAGCCATCAACATGCGCCTCTCGGAACTCGACATCCGCCTGCACCTTTCCGAGGTCAAAGGCCCTGTGATGGACCGCCTCAAACGCAGTCATTTTCTGGAAGATTTGACCGGCCAAGTCTATCTCGCGCAATACGATGCCTGGCGCGATCTCTCCCAGCCGGTCTCCTAG
- a CDS encoding metal ABC transporter permease, with protein MSGAEFVPLSLTPLLIGVFAAVACALPGNFLVLRRQALIGDAISHVVLPGIVVAFLVTGVVAAAPMLLGAAGAAVLAVVMIEAIRRLGSIEPGAAMGLTFTTLFAAGVLLLEQSDTSGVHLDVEHALYGNLESLIWLDAVGWESLADPSALAGLPVELFRVAIALVGVAGFLWVFWRPLVLSTFDEGFAQTMGMRTKGIGLALVVVAAIAAVASFDAVGSIIVIAMFICPPAAARLMTNRLEAQVAWSVGFAMMSAVLGYVLAGYGPIWFGFDNAVSAAGMIATVSGVILALAALFGPCRKRLGAPAV; from the coding sequence ATGAGCGGCGCGGAGTTTGTCCCTCTGTCGCTGACGCCTCTCCTGATTGGTGTTTTTGCGGCGGTTGCCTGTGCGCTGCCGGGCAACTTTCTGGTCTTGCGTCGGCAAGCCTTGATCGGAGATGCGATCAGCCACGTTGTTCTTCCGGGGATTGTTGTTGCTTTTCTCGTGACCGGCGTTGTGGCAGCGGCACCAATGCTATTGGGCGCAGCTGGGGCGGCTGTTTTGGCAGTGGTGATGATCGAGGCAATCAGGCGGCTGGGTAGCATCGAGCCCGGTGCCGCAATGGGGCTGACCTTTACCACCTTGTTTGCAGCGGGGGTTCTGTTGCTGGAGCAATCCGACACATCTGGCGTGCATCTCGACGTAGAGCATGCGCTTTATGGCAATCTGGAAAGCCTGATCTGGCTGGACGCTGTTGGTTGGGAGAGCCTTGCCGATCCCTCGGCACTTGCGGGTTTGCCGGTCGAGTTGTTTCGCGTGGCAATCGCGCTTGTCGGTGTCGCGGGTTTTTTGTGGGTGTTCTGGCGACCTCTGGTGCTTTCGACTTTTGACGAAGGTTTTGCCCAGACCATGGGGATGCGCACCAAAGGTATTGGGCTCGCGCTGGTTGTGGTGGCGGCCATCGCAGCGGTTGCGTCATTTGATGCGGTAGGCTCGATCATCGTGATCGCAATGTTCATTTGTCCGCCTGCGGCAGCGCGGCTGATGACAAACAGGCTTGAGGCCCAAGTCGCCTGGAGCGTTGGCTTCGCCATGATGTCAGCGGTTCTGGGTTATGTCCTCGCAGGATACGGGCCGATCTGGTTCGGCTTTGACAATGCCGTTAGCGCGGCAGGCATGATCGCGACTGTTTCCGGTGTGATCCTCGCGTTGGCGGCTCTTTTCGGGCCGTGCCGTAAGCGATTGGGTGCGCCCGCGGTCTAG
- a CDS encoding metal ABC transporter permease encodes MLWDALTLQLGYNATLVTVGAALLGVAAGVTGTFLYLRKRALVSDAISHATLPGVALAFIVMVALGSDGRNLPFLLLGAAVSSWLGLLCVNWLTGRTRLAEDAAIGAVLSVFFGFGVVLLTVIQTLSAGRAAGLEGFLLGSTAGMLFNDAVVIAVGGLLTLLLVVALRRPMSLVAFDPEFAAASGVNVQRVDLAIMGLAMAVTVVGLKVVGLVLIVAMLIIPPVTARFWTDRTDRMALISGACGGLAAWAGAALSATAPALPTGPIIVLTSFALFAVSLLLAPGRGLLAVALRHRRFQRRVHMRQGLLALASGQPIYERFTLNLLKRAGLAHADGVATEDGKARAAKALRDEKRWEFVRADQAFESAAAMYDGLREIETVLTSDQIAEIDRRIGGPRGVTV; translated from the coding sequence ATGCTTTGGGACGCGCTGACGCTACAGCTTGGATACAATGCCACACTGGTGACTGTGGGGGCTGCGCTGCTTGGCGTGGCGGCAGGTGTTACAGGAACATTTCTCTATTTGAGAAAGCGCGCGCTCGTGAGTGACGCCATCAGCCATGCCACTTTGCCGGGCGTGGCGCTTGCCTTTATCGTGATGGTGGCGCTGGGAAGTGACGGCCGCAACTTGCCATTTTTGCTTTTGGGAGCAGCCGTGTCTTCGTGGCTTGGCCTTTTATGCGTGAACTGGCTGACAGGGCGCACACGCTTGGCGGAAGATGCGGCGATCGGGGCGGTGCTGTCCGTTTTCTTTGGCTTTGGCGTGGTATTGCTCACGGTTATCCAGACGCTTAGCGCGGGTCGGGCCGCCGGACTTGAAGGGTTTTTGCTCGGGTCGACCGCCGGCATGTTGTTCAACGATGCGGTTGTGATCGCAGTGGGAGGGTTGCTAACGCTCTTGTTGGTGGTTGCCTTGCGTCGCCCCATGAGTCTGGTGGCCTTTGATCCGGAATTCGCCGCAGCCAGTGGCGTCAACGTGCAGCGGGTGGACTTGGCGATCATGGGCTTGGCAATGGCGGTGACTGTGGTCGGTCTCAAAGTGGTCGGCCTGGTCCTGATTGTGGCAATGTTGATTATACCACCAGTTACGGCGCGTTTTTGGACTGATCGGACTGATCGGATGGCCCTGATTTCGGGTGCCTGCGGTGGGCTTGCGGCTTGGGCTGGAGCGGCGCTTTCAGCAACTGCGCCAGCGCTGCCGACTGGTCCTATCATTGTGCTAACGAGCTTTGCTCTGTTTGCTGTGTCTCTGTTGCTTGCGCCGGGACGCGGTTTGCTTGCAGTTGCTTTGCGACATCGCCGATTTCAGCGGCGTGTCCACATGCGGCAAGGGTTGTTGGCGCTGGCATCGGGACAGCCGATCTATGAGCGTTTCACGTTAAATCTGTTGAAGCGCGCGGGGCTCGCCCACGCGGATGGCGTTGCGACGGAAGATGGGAAGGCACGGGCTGCGAAGGCGCTGCGGGATGAAAAGCGATGGGAGTTCGTGCGTGCGGATCAGGCGTTCGAAAGCGCGGCTGCGATGTATGACGGTTTGCGGGAAATCGAAACGGTTTTGACCAGCGATCAGATTGCGGAAATTGACAGGCGGATTGGCGGCCCGCGAGGCGTGACAGTATGA
- a CDS encoding metal ABC transporter ATP-binding protein — protein sequence MTVELAANDGMIPTGPGLDASPMAVRGMTVSYGQTPVVFSVDMTVAEGSMTAIIGPNGAGKSTLLKAALGVVSSLAGQVSVFGKPLDKERSRIAYVPQRASVDWDFPTRVIDVVLMGLYRELGLLRRIRGQHRAKAMACLERVGMADFADRQIGQLSGGQQQRVFLARALAQEADLYLLDEPFAGVDAATEKAIIDVLKSLKAQGKTVVAVHHDLATVAEYFDRVFLINTRKIAEGTVEEAFTAENLDKTYGGRLATGQIDQLDLVAG from the coding sequence ATGACCGTGGAATTGGCAGCAAACGATGGGATGATCCCTACAGGGCCAGGGCTTGATGCAAGCCCGATGGCAGTGCGCGGGATGACCGTAAGCTATGGCCAGACTCCGGTGGTTTTCTCTGTTGACATGACCGTAGCAGAAGGCTCAATGACCGCGATCATTGGACCGAACGGCGCGGGCAAATCCACGCTGTTGAAGGCAGCCTTGGGTGTGGTCTCCTCATTGGCGGGGCAAGTTTCGGTGTTTGGCAAACCGCTGGACAAGGAGCGTAGCCGTATCGCCTATGTGCCACAGCGGGCAAGCGTGGACTGGGATTTCCCGACGCGAGTGATTGATGTCGTACTGATGGGCCTGTACCGGGAGTTGGGTCTTTTGAGGCGTATCCGCGGGCAGCATCGCGCGAAGGCGATGGCCTGCTTGGAGCGGGTCGGAATGGCAGATTTTGCGGATCGGCAGATTGGCCAGCTTTCGGGCGGGCAACAACAACGTGTGTTTCTTGCACGGGCACTTGCCCAAGAGGCGGACCTCTATCTTTTGGACGAGCCATTTGCCGGCGTGGATGCTGCGACCGAGAAAGCCATCATTGATGTGCTCAAGTCCTTGAAGGCGCAAGGCAAGACCGTTGTTGCGGTACACCATGATCTTGCGACAGTCGCGGAGTATTTTGATCGCGTGTTCCTGATCAATACGCGCAAGATTGCCGAAGGCACCGTTGAGGAGGCCTTTACTGCAGAAAACCTCGACAAGACTTATGGTGGTCGTTTGGCCACCGGCCAGATAGATCAACTGGATCTGGTCGCGGGGTGA
- a CDS encoding metal ABC transporter solute-binding protein, Zn/Mn family, producing MRFSRRQFILSAAAGFAVAPRASFAAGKLNVVATTGMIADTVRRIGGDMVEVRGLMGPGVDPHAYRQTRSDIVAMTRADIVFWHGLYLEAQMEDFFHKLEKRGSVVSVTDKLPRDLLRGHDDYNDKYDPHVWMDPKIWVLVAERVRDALIEARPEQRAVFEANASAFADELRVLADYANRTLATVNAESRVLLTAHDAFGYFGTAYDFEVMGIQGISTESEAGLNRISALVDMLVERKIGAVFVESSVSDRSMRAVIEGAAAKGHDVKIGGELFSDAMGTEGTYEGTYVGMIDHNVTVIASALGGEAPDRGLNGKLSAGS from the coding sequence ATGCGATTCTCTCGCAGACAGTTCATTTTGAGTGCCGCCGCCGGCTTTGCCGTTGCGCCGAGGGCAAGTTTTGCGGCAGGCAAATTGAACGTTGTAGCCACCACTGGCATGATCGCGGACACCGTGCGCCGGATAGGTGGCGACATGGTGGAAGTTCGGGGTCTGATGGGGCCTGGCGTGGACCCGCATGCTTATCGCCAGACTCGTTCTGACATCGTTGCAATGACCCGTGCGGACATTGTTTTCTGGCACGGTCTGTATCTCGAAGCGCAAATGGAAGACTTCTTTCACAAGCTAGAAAAACGCGGTTCCGTTGTTTCAGTAACCGACAAGTTGCCGCGCGATCTTTTGCGTGGACATGACGATTACAACGACAAATACGACCCGCACGTATGGATGGACCCGAAGATTTGGGTACTGGTCGCGGAGCGCGTGCGCGATGCCCTGATTGAAGCGAGGCCTGAGCAACGCGCAGTGTTTGAGGCGAATGCGTCGGCGTTTGCGGACGAGTTACGCGTATTGGCAGACTACGCCAATCGCACTTTGGCAACGGTTAACGCAGAGTCCCGTGTGTTGCTTACGGCGCATGACGCGTTTGGGTATTTCGGCACAGCCTACGATTTTGAGGTCATGGGCATTCAGGGTATTTCCACCGAATCCGAGGCTGGTTTGAACCGGATCAGCGCGCTGGTGGACATGCTGGTAGAGCGCAAGATTGGTGCGGTTTTTGTAGAAAGCTCGGTTTCAGACCGTTCCATGCGGGCGGTGATCGAAGGAGCTGCGGCCAAGGGCCATGACGTCAAGATTGGTGGCGAATTGTTCAGTGACGCCATGGGGACCGAGGGGACCTATGAAGGCACTTATGTGGGCATGATCGACCATAATGTCACCGTGATTGCATCTGCGTTGGGTGGTGAAGCGCCTGATCGTGGCCTGAATGGCAAGTTGTCGGCTGGAAGCTGA
- the deoC gene encoding deoxyribose-phosphate aldolase has protein sequence MQTPTISAEGHQLPTAIEPRNPGMPLDLDWVRTAQANTSAIERRAKTLPGRRSVKKDHQAAWLCKAISLIDLTTLSGDDSEGRVERLCAKARQPVRADILEALGMEGLTTGAVCVYHDMIETAVSALKGTGIPVAAVSTGFPAGLSPYHLRIAEIGESVKAGAEEIDIVITRRHVLQGNWQALYDEMKEMREACGDAHVKAILATGELGTLRNVARASLVCMMAGADFIKTSTGKESVNATLPVSLVMIRAIRDYYDQTGYRVGYKPAGGISKAKDALVYLSLIKDELGDRWLQPDLFRFGASSLLGDIERQLEHHLTGHYSAGYRHAMG, from the coding sequence ATGCAGACGCCCACCATTTCCGCCGAAGGGCACCAGCTGCCTACGGCGATTGAACCGCGCAACCCCGGCATGCCGCTGGACCTCGATTGGGTCCGCACGGCACAGGCGAATACTTCGGCGATCGAACGCCGTGCTAAGACCTTGCCGGGTCGACGTTCGGTCAAGAAAGACCATCAAGCCGCATGGCTCTGCAAGGCGATCTCGCTGATTGACCTGACCACGCTATCTGGTGACGACAGCGAAGGCCGCGTCGAACGTCTTTGTGCAAAAGCCAGACAACCGGTCCGTGCTGACATTCTGGAAGCTTTGGGCATGGAAGGCCTCACAACGGGTGCTGTCTGCGTTTATCACGACATGATCGAAACCGCCGTGAGCGCTCTCAAGGGAACCGGTATCCCGGTCGCAGCTGTGTCGACCGGGTTCCCGGCGGGCCTGTCACCCTATCACCTGCGGATCGCAGAAATTGGAGAGAGCGTCAAAGCAGGCGCGGAAGAAATCGACATCGTCATCACCCGCCGCCACGTCCTTCAGGGCAATTGGCAGGCGCTCTATGATGAAATGAAAGAGATGCGCGAAGCTTGCGGAGACGCCCACGTTAAGGCGATCCTCGCCACGGGTGAACTCGGAACCTTGCGCAACGTCGCACGCGCCTCACTTGTCTGCATGATGGCTGGTGCCGACTTCATCAAAACGTCCACAGGCAAGGAAAGCGTCAACGCGACCCTTCCAGTCTCTCTTGTTATGATCCGTGCCATTCGGGATTACTATGACCAAACCGGATACCGTGTTGGCTACAAACCGGCAGGCGGAATCTCCAAAGCCAAAGACGCTTTGGTGTACCTCTCACTGATAAAAGACGAACTTGGCGACCGCTGGTTGCAACCCGACCTCTTCCGCTTCGGTGCCTCGTCCCTGCTGGGCGACATCGAGCGTCAACTCGAACATCACCTTACCGGCCACTACTCAGCCGGATACCGCCACGCGATGGGATAA